From the genome of Streptomyces sp. NBC_01304:
AGGGCGGCGGGGACGACCCGGAGTACGCCCTGGAGAAGGCGGTCGTCACGGTGGCCCGGGCGGCCCGCTCCCGGGGCGCCCGCTGAGCCCCGAGCCCAGCACCTGCTTGCCCTTGTACGGGCAGCACAAAGGCCCCGCCCGAAGTCCTGGGGAGGACATCGGCCGGGGCCTTTGCTTGAAGCTTTGGTGCGCCGCACCCGCGTGGCGAACGCAGGCCGTGTGCGGCACGGGGGTGCCGGTCAGGAGCGGAAGAGAGGGCCCGCTTGATCCGTCCCGGCGATCACATCAGGTGAGCTCGGCGGAGTCGGTGAGACTCAGCAGAGCTCGAGTTCAGGAGCTCAGCCCTTGAGGGAGGCAACCTTGGTCGCAAGCGCCGACTTCTTGTTGGCGGCCTGGTTCTTGTGGATGACACCCTTGGAGACAGCCTTGTCGAGCTGACGGTTGGCGGCGCGAAGGGCCGTGGTGGCCTTCTCGACGTCACCCGCGGCGGCAGCCTCACGGGCCTTGCGGACAGCGGTCTTGAGCGACGACTTGACGGCCTTGTTGCGCAGGCGCGCCTTCTCGTTGGTCTTGTTCCGCTTGATCTGGGACTTGATGTTCGCCACGAAAGAGCCTTTTCAGGTTCGATGATTCTTCATTGGGTGTGCCTCCTCGCTGAGAGGGCCAGAAGACACAGCTCACCAGGCTACCAGTGGCCACCCGACCGGCCCAAACCGAGCGCAGTCCGCCGCGCATGGGACGATGGAAGCTACGTATAGATCCGACCCGAGGCCGCAGAGAGCTGCGGACGTCTCAAGAATCAGGACCCTGCGTGCCCGCGACCCCTACGAATGTGCCCGAGCCGAGCCGTACCGACCCGGCTCTGATCCGCAATTTCTGCATCATCGCGCACATCGACCACGGCAAGTCCACGCTCGCCGACCGCATGCTCCAGCTGACCGGAGTGGTCGACCAGCGGCAGATGCGTGCTCAGTACCTCGACCGCATGGACATCGAGCGCGAGCGCGGCATCACGATCAAGTCCCAGGCGGTCCGTCTGCCCTGGGCGCCCACCGAGGGCGACGACCAGGCCAAGACCCACATCCTGAACATGATCGACACCCCGGGACACGTGGACTTCACGTACGAGGTGTCCCGCTCCCTCGCCGCCTGTGAGGGCACGGTCCTCCTTGTCGACGCGGCCCAGGGCATCGAGGCCCAGACGCTCGCGAACCTGTACCTGGCGATGGAGAACGACCTCACCATCGTCCCGGTGCTCAACAAGATCGACCTGCCGGCCGCCCAGCCGGAGAAGTTCTCCGAGGAGCTGGCCAACCTCA
Proteins encoded in this window:
- the rpsT gene encoding 30S ribosomal protein S20 gives rise to the protein MANIKSQIKRNKTNEKARLRNKAVKSSLKTAVRKAREAAAAGDVEKATTALRAANRQLDKAVSKGVIHKNQAANKKSALATKVASLKG